A DNA window from Drosophila virilis strain 15010-1051.87 chromosome 4, Dvir_AGI_RSII-ME, whole genome shotgun sequence contains the following coding sequences:
- the aop gene encoding ets DNA-binding protein pokkuri, giving the protein MSKMKMLPVQLSLNPLNPSIWSDVIWRCPPPPSSQLAELKTQLPPSLPSDPRLWSRDDVLDFLRFCVREFDLPKLDFDLFQMNGKALCLLTRADFGHRCPGAGDVLHNVLQMLIIESHMMQWHLPNSPVTPTGRYPLSPHSHPPTPTWPPLNAPPETSNPFHSNSSAAAHMAAHHFMAPNSVTLSPPPSVDSQASSPPQPAAYQNGGVALSNAAAGTTTATTSAAAAAAAAAAAAGSSSGSSTASNGSALNGCVQPMKGISSASSNHSDSEEEYSEPSNNNNNNNSGSKANNLTTGPLSYSAAGSPPGTPIHKDMKPNWTQQLTNSFVNSWSQQQQQQQQQQQQQQQQQQQQQQQQQQQQSKQQLTLDNTGGAVLAPGGGSISAPTTPSYMYKAKREFFPENSEPNTNGRLLWDFLQQLLNDRNQKYSDLIAWKCRDTGVFKIVDPAGLAKLWGIQKNHLSMNYDKMSRALRYYYRVNILRKVQGERHCYQFLRNPTELKNIKNISQLRQTTTPVVGPGAGAAAAGAPGPTSNQVGSQAPASPSWTQQQQQQQQQQQQLQQSPQRPASRNGPNMSLPTAAAVAAAAAAAYGPQPTSPLFMHAFHYLSANAAAAAAATAAQPPGSPAGVQCLTPGAPVSGPGDKFQFHPLKLENGGDSAGEDLKPTDLSVSSKSAAASSSSSSNNNNNNNNNSHNEDCYPLIRNADGLTTIKLIRYNEQPELKTEAVEQGAAPGAAAAGSSSSATGSPRPMDAVEREREREREQQSQPVPMDSECNGSEEAAAFRHMH; this is encoded by the exons ATgtccaaaatgaaaatgcttCCAGTACAGCTATCACTGAATCCGCTCAATCCCAGCATCTGGAGCGATGTCATCTGGCGCTGCCCGCCGCCGCCCTCCAGCCAGCTGGCGGAGCTGAAGACCCAGCTGCCGCCGTCGTTGCCCTCGGATCCGCGTCTCTGGAGCCGCGACGATGTGCTCGACTTTCTGCGCTTTTGCGTGCGCGAATTCGATCTGCCCAAGCTCGACTTTGATCTCTTCCAAATGAACGGCAAGGCTCTGTGCCTGCTGACCCGCGCCGATTTCGGGCATCGGTGTCCCGGCGCCGGCGATGTTCTGCACAATGTGCTCCAGATGCTCATCATCGAGTCGCACATGATGCAATGGCATCTGCCCAATAGCCCCGTCACGCCCACCGGCCGTTATCCGCTGTCGCCGCACAGCCACCCGCCGACGCCCACCTGGCCGCCGCTGAACGCGCCGCCCGAGACCAGCAATCCCttccacagcaacagcagcgccgcCGCCCACATGGCGGCGCATCACTTCATGGCGCCCAATTCCGTCACGCTCAGCCCGCCGCCCTCGGTCGACTCGCAGGCCAGCAGTCCGCCCCAGCCGGCTGCCTATCAAAATGGCGGCGTCGCCCTCTCCAATGCTGCTGCCGGCACAACAACGGCCACGACGagcgccgctgccgcagccgcagccgcagccgccgccgccggctcctccagcggcagcagcacggCCAGCAATGGATCTGCCTTGAACGGCTGCGTCCAGCCCATGAAGGGCATCAGCAGTGCCAGCAGCAATCACTCCGACTCCGAGGAGGAGTACTCCGagcccagcaacaacaacaacaacaacaacagcggcagcaaggCGAATAATCTGACAACGGGTCCGCTCTCCTACAGCGCTGCCGGCAGCCCGCCGGGCACGCCCATACACAAGGACATGAAGCCCAATTGGACGCAACAGTTGACCAACAGCTTTGTCAACTCCTGgtcacagcaacagcagcaacagcaacaacaacagcaacaacagcaacagcaacagcagcaacaacagcagcagcagcaacaacaacaatcaaagcAGCAGCTGACGCTGGACAACACAGGCGGCGCGGTGTTGGCGCCGGGCGGAGGCTCCATCTCGGCCCCGACGACGCCCAGCTACATGTACAAAGCGAAGCGGGAATTCTTTCCCGAGAACTCGGAGCCGAATACAA ATGGCCGCCTCCTGTGGGACTtcctgcagcagctgttgaaCGACCGCAACCAGAAGTACAGCGATCTGATCGCCTGGAAGTGCCGCGACACGGGCGTCTTCAAGATCGTCGATCCCGCCGGGCTGGCCAAGCTGTGGGGCATCCAAAAGAACCATCTGTCGATGAACTACGACAAGATGTCGCGCGCCCTGCGCTATTATTACCGCGTCAACATTCTGCGCAAGGTGCAGGGCGAGCGGCATTGCTATCAGTTCCTGCGCAATCCCACGGAGCTGAAGAACATCAAGAACATATCCCAGCTGCGCCAGACGACGACGCCCGTGGTGGGACCAGGTgccggtgctgctgctgccggtgcGCCAGGCCCAACGTCCAACCAGGTGGGCAGCCAGGCGCCCGCCAGTCCCAGCtggacgcagcagcagcagcagcagcagcagcagcaacagcagctgcagcagtcaCCACAGCGTCCGGCCTCGAGAAACGGTCCCAACATGTCGCTGCCCACTGCGGCGGCTgtggcagcggctgcggccgCCGCGTACGGCCCGCAGCCGACGTCGCCGCTCTTCATGCACGCCTTTCACTATCTGTCCGCCAATGCGGCGgccgcggcagcagcaacagctgcccaGCCGCCCGGCTCGCCAGCCGGTGTGCAGTGCCTGACGCCCGGTGCGCCCGTCTCCGGGCCCGGCGACAAATTCCAATTTCATCCGCTGAAGCTGGAGAATGGCGGCGACAGCGCTGGCGAGGATCTGAAGCCGACCGATCTGAGCGTGAGCAGCAAAAGcgccgccgccagcagcagcagcagcagcaacaacaacaacaataataacaacaacagccacaacgaGGATTGCTATCC GCTCATACGCAATGCCGACGGCCTGACCACCATCAAGCTGATACGCTACAACGAGCAGCCGGAGCTCAAGACGGAGGCAGTCGAGCAGGGAGCTGCTCCtggtgcagctgcagctggtagcagcagcagcgcgacCGGCTCACCCAGGCCCATGGATGCAGTCGAGCGGGAACGGGAGCGGGAAAGGGAGCAGCAATCGCAGCCTGTGCCCATGGACAGCGAATGCAATGGCAGCGAGGAGGCGGCGGCATTTAGGCATATGCATTAG